The following coding sequences lie in one Filimonas effusa genomic window:
- a CDS encoding DUF3800 domain-containing protein — MTKTFNFYCDESTHLENDGHRYMILGYVSTSYNQLKKHNQAIREIKRSHFIKGEMKWRSISKSRVVFYAKVVEYFFMTDLEFRAIIIDKTQLNHSGFNQTHDEFYDKMYFQLLNKKIQFDATYNIYIDEKDTHSYKKAQSLKQYLERDYHNIRTLQAIKSYESELMQMADLLMGAINYKLRGLSKVASKNTIIEKIEKEIGKPIIEPSSLYEKKFNKFFIDLK, encoded by the coding sequence ATGACCAAAACGTTCAATTTTTATTGTGATGAAAGTACCCATCTGGAAAATGATGGACATCGTTATATGATATTAGGCTACGTTTCCACTTCTTATAATCAGCTGAAAAAACATAATCAGGCCATAAGAGAAATAAAACGGAGTCACTTCATTAAAGGCGAAATGAAATGGAGGTCTATTTCTAAATCAAGAGTGGTGTTTTATGCAAAGGTTGTAGAGTATTTTTTTATGACCGATTTAGAATTTAGGGCTATTATAATTGACAAAACCCAGTTGAACCATAGTGGCTTTAATCAAACACATGATGAATTTTATGACAAAATGTATTTTCAGCTCTTAAATAAGAAGATTCAATTTGACGCTACTTACAATATTTATATAGACGAGAAAGATACGCATAGCTATAAAAAAGCCCAAAGTCTTAAACAATACCTGGAACGCGACTATCATAATATAAGAACGCTTCAAGCTATTAAGTCATATGAAAGCGAGTTGATGCAGATGGCCGACTTGTTGATGGGGGCTATAAACTATAAATTGAGAGGGCTTTCTAAAGTGGCATCAAAGAATACTATAATAGAGAAAATTGAGAAAGAAATTGGCAAACCTATAATAGAGCCATCTTCTCTTTATGAAAAAAAATTTAATAAATTTTTTATTGATCTTAAGTAA
- a CDS encoding NAD+ synthase: MKIVLAQQNYHIGNFERNTEKIIQAIATAKTQGADLIVFSEMSICGYPARDFVEFNDFINKCYDSIDRIKEHADGIGVLVGSPARNNRSGKSLFNAAFLLYDKQIQAEIHKTLLPTYDVFDEYRYFEPAFDWQVIPFKGKKLAITICEDIWNLGDSILYRQCPMDQLIQQQPDVMINLSASPFDYTHDEDRKAIVKSNVLKYGIPMFYCNAVGSQTEIVFDGGSLIFDGAGNLRKTLPLFEEAIDGATLLDNGDLDVPVLEPVSRIPSHALNPATLEPELNIEQIYQALVMGIKDYFSKMGFTKAILGSSGGIDSAVTLALACEALGKENVRAILMPSPYSTEHSVNDAVQLSVNLGNPYDIVRINDVYNSLLNTLKPIFQDLPFSLAEENMQSRTRGNLLMAISNKFGYILLNTSNKSELATGYGTLYGDMAGGLGVLGDCYKLQVYALARYMNRNQEIIPENIITKAPSAELRPEQKDSDSLPEYDILDNILYQYIERRMGPAEIKALGYDAALTDRVLKLVNMNEYKRNQFCPIIRVSPKAFGVGRRVPIVGKYLS, translated from the coding sequence ATGAAGATTGTACTGGCGCAACAGAACTACCATATCGGCAACTTTGAACGTAATACGGAAAAGATCATACAGGCTATTGCCACAGCAAAAACACAGGGAGCAGACCTCATTGTTTTCAGCGAAATGAGCATCTGCGGCTATCCTGCACGCGACTTTGTAGAGTTCAACGACTTCATCAATAAATGTTACGACAGCATCGACCGTATTAAAGAACACGCCGATGGCATTGGTGTACTGGTAGGTTCACCCGCCCGTAACAACCGCAGCGGCAAAAGCCTGTTCAATGCCGCTTTCCTGTTATACGATAAACAAATACAGGCCGAGATCCATAAAACCTTACTTCCTACCTACGACGTGTTCGATGAATACCGCTATTTTGAACCGGCATTCGACTGGCAGGTAATTCCCTTCAAAGGCAAGAAACTCGCAATCACCATCTGTGAAGATATCTGGAACCTGGGCGATAGCATCCTGTATCGCCAGTGTCCTATGGACCAGCTGATACAACAGCAGCCCGATGTTATGATCAACCTGAGCGCTTCCCCGTTCGATTATACACACGACGAAGACCGCAAAGCCATTGTAAAGTCGAACGTGCTGAAATACGGCATTCCCATGTTCTATTGTAATGCTGTTGGCAGTCAAACGGAGATCGTATTCGACGGCGGCTCCCTCATTTTCGATGGCGCGGGCAACCTGCGTAAAACACTCCCGCTTTTCGAGGAAGCAATAGACGGCGCCACCCTGCTCGATAATGGCGACCTGGATGTACCTGTATTGGAGCCTGTTTCGCGCATACCCAGCCATGCCCTCAATCCGGCCACACTGGAGCCGGAGCTGAACATAGAACAGATTTACCAGGCGCTGGTAATGGGCATCAAAGATTACTTCTCCAAGATGGGCTTTACCAAAGCCATCCTGGGTTCTTCCGGTGGCATTGACTCGGCAGTAACCCTGGCCCTGGCCTGCGAAGCCCTTGGCAAAGAAAATGTGCGCGCGATACTAATGCCCTCACCGTATTCTACAGAACATTCGGTGAACGATGCGGTACAATTAAGCGTGAACCTTGGCAACCCCTACGATATTGTGCGCATCAACGATGTGTATAACAGTCTTCTGAACACTTTGAAACCCATTTTCCAGGACCTGCCTTTTTCCCTGGCCGAAGAGAACATGCAAAGCAGGACCCGCGGAAACCTGCTGATGGCTATCTCCAATAAATTCGGGTATATCCTGCTCAATACCTCCAACAAAAGTGAACTGGCTACAGGCTACGGCACCCTTTACGGCGATATGGCCGGCGGATTGGGCGTACTGGGCGATTGTTACAAACTACAGGTGTATGCACTGGCCCGCTACATGAACAGGAACCAGGAAATAATCCCCGAAAACATCATCACCAAGGCTCCAAGTGCAGAACTGCGTCCCGAACAAAAAGACAGCGACAGTTTACCTGAATACGATATTCTCGATAACATTCTATATCAATACATCGAAAGACGTATGGGGCCTGCCGAGATCAAGGCGCTCGGTTACGATGCAGCCCTCACAGACAGGGTGCTTAAACTGGTGAATATGAACGAATACAAGCGAAACCAGTTCTGCCCCATTATCCGGGTATCTCCCAAAGCCTTTGGCGTGGGTCGCCGGGTGCCTATTGTTGGAAAATATCTGTCCTAA
- a CDS encoding NADP-dependent isocitrate dehydrogenase, translated as MTKIAVAKGDGIGPEIMDAVLSIFQAAQVPLTYEFVDMGKWVFDKGFSNGMTAEAQQTIESLGILFKGPMETPKGKGVKSINVTARKTWNTYANKRVFQTLSGVDTVFSKAGIPIDVTIVRENIEDTYGGVEHMLTHDVALSRRFITRPGSMQVIKYAFEMASKKGARRITCGHKANIMKITDGLFLECFYEVAKNYPNLKADDVIVDDLCMKLVTRPDTFDVVVLTNLQGDIVSDLCAGLVGGLGFAPSANVGDHISIFEAVHGTAPDIAGKNIANPTALLLSGLSLLQHLGLYDKASIIENALLYTLESGVHTGDFGDRSKPSLNTTEFANAIIANFGKKPANNPKPSMSDQPSTCTVWDLEKNAMMESTEAGSDKIVGVDMFIESNVQPEEIAKKCQRHAGVKFNLVNISNRGTQVWPTGSKFTNLVNQYNARFESIDDLELNQQDVIGLYVSLSGDFKICSLELLNQFGDKKGYSLAQGQ; from the coding sequence ATGACAAAAATTGCTGTAGCAAAAGGCGATGGTATTGGACCGGAGATTATGGATGCTGTTCTTTCTATTTTTCAGGCTGCACAGGTACCTCTTACCTACGAGTTCGTAGACATGGGAAAATGGGTGTTTGATAAAGGATTTAGCAATGGCATGACCGCCGAAGCCCAGCAAACGATCGAAAGCCTCGGCATTTTATTTAAAGGGCCCATGGAAACGCCTAAAGGCAAAGGGGTTAAAAGTATTAATGTTACTGCCCGTAAAACCTGGAACACTTATGCCAACAAGCGTGTATTCCAGACTCTGAGTGGTGTGGATACTGTTTTCAGTAAAGCAGGTATTCCCATCGATGTTACTATTGTTCGTGAAAATATTGAAGATACCTATGGTGGGGTAGAGCACATGCTTACGCATGACGTAGCGCTCAGCCGCCGTTTTATTACCCGTCCGGGAAGTATGCAGGTGATAAAATATGCTTTTGAAATGGCCAGCAAAAAAGGCGCACGCCGTATTACCTGCGGTCATAAAGCAAACATCATGAAGATCACGGATGGTCTTTTCCTGGAGTGCTTTTATGAAGTAGCCAAGAACTATCCCAACCTGAAGGCCGATGACGTTATTGTTGATGATCTTTGTATGAAGCTGGTAACACGCCCCGATACTTTTGATGTGGTGGTGCTTACCAACCTGCAAGGTGATATCGTATCCGATCTTTGCGCCGGCCTGGTAGGTGGTTTGGGCTTTGCTCCTTCTGCCAACGTAGGCGATCATATCAGCATCTTTGAAGCGGTACATGGTACGGCTCCTGATATTGCAGGTAAAAATATTGCCAACCCTACGGCTTTACTGCTGAGTGGTCTTTCTTTGTTACAGCACCTTGGTTTGTACGACAAAGCTTCGATTATAGAAAATGCATTGTTATATACGCTGGAAAGCGGTGTGCATACCGGTGACTTTGGCGATCGCAGCAAGCCTTCCCTGAATACAACAGAGTTTGCGAATGCTATCATCGCCAACTTTGGTAAGAAGCCTGCCAACAATCCTAAACCAAGCATGTCTGATCAGCCTTCTACCTGCACTGTGTGGGACCTGGAGAAGAATGCGATGATGGAAAGTACGGAAGCAGGTTCCGACAAGATAGTTGGTGTTGATATGTTCATCGAGAGCAATGTGCAGCCTGAAGAGATCGCTAAGAAATGCCAGCGTCATGCCGGCGTTAAATTCAACCTGGTTAATATCAGCAACAGGGGTACACAGGTTTGGCCTACGGGTTCCAAGTTCACCAACCTGGTAAACCAGTATAATGCACGTTTCGAATCGATAGACGACCTGGAACTGAACCAGCAGGATGTAATAGGTTTGTATGTTAGCCTGAGCGGCGACTTCAAGATCTGTTCTCTTGAACTGCTGAACCAGTTTGGTGATAAAAAAGGTTATAGTCTTGCCCAGGGACAATAG
- a CDS encoding universal stress protein: MQTILVPTDFSVTARNAALYAIQLAEDLGIPKVILYHAYQLPVSVDPMLPTMQLMDINEIKKIAEEGVDNFLKQVKASIATEVVLEAVNEFNVLDTGIEQVCENYNARFVVMGITGGGKVEEVLVGSNTTAIARKSKVPVIIIPAECKYTPLEEIVLACDFKKVAETTPVQAIKALLDETKAKLFILNVTEGGRGITPEVSQESLMIETLFQQYQPSYHFLEGDDFTEVINEFSSKHEIDLIITIPKKHGMFEKLFRRSHTKMLAFHSHVPLMVVHE, translated from the coding sequence ATGCAAACCATTTTAGTTCCTACTGATTTTTCTGTAACCGCCAGAAATGCTGCATTATACGCCATACAGCTGGCGGAAGACCTTGGTATTCCCAAAGTGATATTATATCATGCATACCAGTTACCTGTATCTGTAGATCCTATGCTGCCTACCATGCAACTGATGGATATCAATGAAATAAAGAAAATAGCCGAAGAAGGCGTCGATAATTTTCTTAAACAGGTAAAAGCGTCTATTGCAACAGAAGTGGTGTTGGAAGCAGTGAATGAATTCAATGTGCTGGACACAGGCATAGAGCAGGTGTGTGAAAATTACAATGCCCGTTTTGTGGTAATGGGTATTACAGGTGGCGGAAAAGTGGAAGAGGTGCTGGTGGGAAGTAATACTACGGCTATTGCCAGGAAATCGAAGGTTCCGGTGATCATTATTCCGGCAGAATGTAAGTATACGCCGCTGGAAGAAATTGTGCTGGCCTGTGATTTTAAAAAGGTGGCAGAAACAACGCCTGTACAAGCTATAAAAGCGTTACTGGATGAAACAAAGGCTAAATTGTTTATTCTTAATGTAACAGAAGGAGGACGTGGCATTACGCCGGAAGTATCGCAGGAAAGCCTGATGATAGAAACGTTGTTCCAGCAATACCAGCCATCGTATCATTTCCTGGAAGGAGATGATTTTACAGAGGTTATCAATGAATTTTCATCCAAACATGAAATAGATCTTATTATTACCATACCTAAAAAGCATGGCATGTTCGAGAAGTTGTTCCGCCGCAGTCATACAAAGATGCTGGCGTTTCACAGTCATGTGCCTTTGATGGTGGTGCATGAGTAG
- a CDS encoding TlpA disulfide reductase family protein: MKKNLLWLLMAAPLGVWAQETPYTINGELKNFTNEQSSILLFYQKAGKRVFDTAQLVNGKYTFKGVVGEDIVSANLLAANPGPMGVLPKYVATVFLEPGTINVSHVDSFSNAVITGAPANADYAKLKKGLAPYEEQFKPLLAQYQAARSAGDEATMNKLEPQLEAIDSTMKEDGYLGFFRSNPTSPIALITLQQAMPYDIDADKYQPLYDKLSEKAKQSASGKALQQRIQASKLTGIGQVAPDFTQNDTLGNPVKLSSFRGKYVLVDFWASWCGPCRKENPNVVKAFNTYKNKGFTILGVSLDNANAKDKWLDAIHKDGLTWTQVSDLQGWANAAAKSYGVNAIPQNFLIDPQGKIVGKNLRGEDLEKKLAEVL, encoded by the coding sequence ATGAAAAAGAATTTATTGTGGCTATTAATGGCTGCTCCATTAGGCGTATGGGCCCAGGAAACCCCATATACCATCAACGGAGAACTGAAGAATTTCACCAATGAACAGTCCTCTATATTACTGTTCTATCAGAAAGCAGGTAAAAGAGTATTTGATACAGCCCAGCTGGTAAATGGCAAATACACATTTAAAGGCGTAGTGGGCGAAGATATTGTTTCTGCCAATCTTCTGGCTGCCAACCCCGGCCCTATGGGTGTCCTTCCCAAATACGTTGCAACCGTGTTCCTGGAACCAGGTACTATCAACGTTTCACACGTTGATTCCTTTTCAAATGCAGTGATCACCGGTGCGCCTGCCAATGCCGACTATGCAAAGCTGAAGAAAGGGCTGGCTCCTTACGAAGAACAGTTCAAACCATTGTTAGCGCAATACCAGGCTGCACGTTCAGCCGGCGACGAAGCAACCATGAATAAGCTGGAACCACAGCTCGAAGCTATCGACAGTACAATGAAAGAAGATGGTTATTTAGGATTTTTCCGGTCAAACCCAACTTCTCCTATTGCACTAATAACATTACAGCAGGCTATGCCTTACGACATAGATGCCGACAAGTATCAGCCTTTATACGATAAACTCAGCGAAAAAGCCAAACAAAGCGCTTCAGGCAAGGCCCTGCAGCAAAGAATTCAGGCGTCGAAACTTACTGGTATAGGCCAGGTAGCTCCCGATTTCACACAAAACGATACGCTCGGCAATCCCGTTAAACTGTCTTCGTTCCGTGGAAAATATGTATTGGTCGATTTCTGGGCAAGCTGGTGCGGTCCCTGCCGTAAAGAGAACCCCAACGTTGTAAAGGCTTTCAATACTTATAAGAACAAAGGCTTTACCATCTTAGGTGTATCATTGGACAACGCCAATGCGAAAGACAAATGGCTGGATGCCATTCACAAAGACGGCTTAACCTGGACACAGGTTTCCGACCTTCAGGGCTGGGCCAACGCTGCCGCAAAATCTTATGGTGTAAACGCCATCCCTCAAAACTTCCTGATCGATCCGCAGGGTAAGATCGTAGGTAAGAACCTCAGGGGCGAAGACCTGGAAAAGAAACTGGCGGAGGTGTTATAG
- a CDS encoding quinone-dependent dihydroorotate dehydrogenase, protein MIYPLLRQMLFKLSPEKAHHVSMSMLHTACSIGPVRSAMRQMLTVTDKRLEKEVFGLRFRNPVGLGAGFDKNASYLKELETLGFGFVEIGTITPKAQPGNEQPRLFRLPADKALINRMGFNNDGVEAIAQKLEKRLSSKAGSSSMIIGGNIGKNKVTANEEAWRDYEICFRRLFDVVDYFVVNVSSPNTPGLRELQEKEALRKILSQLQEINQGKNNPKPLLLKIAPDLTEGQLADIASLATEIPLSGLVATNTTISREGLTAPSQQKSAAAGAGGLSGKPLTARATEIVSYLHRSIGSNIPIIASGGIFTGNDAKEKLDAGAELVQVWTGFIYEGPFITSNICKHLLHNNVK, encoded by the coding sequence ATGATATACCCACTCTTAAGACAAATGTTGTTCAAGTTATCGCCGGAGAAAGCGCATCATGTTTCCATGAGCATGTTACATACAGCCTGTAGCATAGGTCCGGTTCGTTCGGCCATGCGTCAAATGCTGACAGTAACAGATAAGCGACTGGAAAAAGAAGTTTTCGGACTCAGGTTCAGGAATCCTGTTGGTTTGGGTGCCGGTTTCGACAAAAACGCCTCTTATCTTAAGGAGTTGGAGACGCTGGGTTTCGGGTTCGTGGAAATAGGAACCATAACGCCAAAAGCACAACCCGGAAACGAACAGCCACGTCTGTTCCGCCTGCCTGCCGACAAAGCATTGATCAACCGTATGGGCTTTAATAATGATGGCGTAGAAGCCATAGCGCAAAAGCTCGAAAAACGTTTATCCTCAAAAGCAGGTAGTTCGTCCATGATCATTGGAGGAAACATTGGCAAAAACAAGGTTACCGCAAATGAGGAAGCATGGCGTGATTATGAAATATGCTTCCGCAGGTTATTTGATGTGGTAGATTACTTTGTAGTGAATGTAAGCTCACCCAATACTCCCGGATTAAGGGAATTGCAGGAAAAAGAGGCGCTGCGCAAGATCCTGTCGCAATTACAGGAAATTAACCAGGGGAAGAATAACCCCAAGCCATTATTGCTGAAAATAGCGCCCGATTTAACCGAAGGACAACTTGCTGATATTGCTTCGCTGGCAACAGAAATACCGCTGAGTGGCCTCGTAGCAACGAATACAACCATTAGCAGGGAAGGGCTTACTGCACCATCACAACAGAAATCAGCAGCGGCAGGAGCAGGCGGATTAAGCGGAAAGCCTTTAACAGCAAGGGCTACAGAGATCGTGTCTTATTTACACCGTTCTATTGGCAGCAACATTCCCATCATTGCCAGCGGCGGTATTTTTACGGGAAACGATGCAAAAGAAAAACTCGACGCAGGTGCCGAATTAGTACAGGTATGGACGGGCTTCATATATGAAGGACCTTTCATAACAAGCAACATCTGTAAGCATTTATTGCACAATAACGTTAAATAA
- a CDS encoding thiolase family protein gives MQDAYIVAGLRTAVGKSKKGGLRFFRPDDLAVEVIKGLMASIPQLDPKRIDDVIVGNAVPEAEQGLQFGRIIAARALGIEVAGITINRYCASGLESIATATAKIRSGMAECIVAGGTESMSLVPTAGWKTVPAYSIAKDEPDYYLSMGLTAEAVAKEFKISREDQDEFALGSHQKALRALEQGYFKPGIMPVNVEQVYVDEKGKRNTRSFIVDTDEGIRADTTIEALAKLKPAFAMGGSVTAGNSSQTSDGAAFVVVMSERMVNELGLKPIGRLVNCASAGVHPRIMGIGPVAAVPKVLKQAGMSLSDIDLIELNEAFASQSLAVIRELGLDPAIVNINGGAIALGHPLGCTGCKLTVQLLNDLKRLNKKYGMVTACVGGGQGIAGIIENID, from the coding sequence ATGCAGGACGCATATATTGTAGCAGGCTTAAGGACTGCTGTTGGAAAAAGTAAAAAAGGAGGCCTCCGCTTTTTCCGGCCCGACGATCTGGCTGTTGAAGTCATCAAAGGGCTTATGGCCAGTATTCCGCAACTGGATCCAAAACGTATCGATGATGTTATTGTTGGTAATGCCGTTCCCGAAGCAGAGCAAGGGCTTCAGTTCGGGCGTATCATTGCGGCGCGTGCGTTGGGAATTGAAGTAGCGGGTATCACTATCAACAGATATTGCGCCAGCGGCCTGGAAAGTATTGCCACGGCTACCGCCAAAATCAGGTCGGGCATGGCCGAATGTATTGTGGCCGGCGGCACCGAAAGTATGAGCCTGGTGCCTACGGCCGGCTGGAAAACTGTTCCTGCGTACTCTATCGCCAAAGATGAACCCGATTATTACCTCAGCATGGGGCTTACTGCCGAAGCTGTGGCTAAAGAATTTAAAATATCACGGGAAGACCAGGATGAATTTGCACTCGGATCGCACCAAAAAGCGTTACGCGCCCTGGAACAAGGGTATTTCAAACCCGGTATCATGCCGGTAAATGTTGAACAGGTATATGTCGACGAAAAAGGCAAGCGGAATACCAGGAGCTTTATTGTAGATACCGATGAAGGAATACGCGCCGACACTACTATAGAAGCGCTGGCTAAACTAAAACCGGCATTTGCGATGGGTGGTTCCGTTACGGCGGGTAACAGTTCACAAACCAGCGACGGCGCCGCTTTCGTTGTAGTAATGAGCGAGCGTATGGTAAATGAACTTGGTTTAAAACCCATTGGGCGTCTTGTCAACTGCGCCAGTGCCGGTGTGCATCCGCGTATTATGGGTATAGGGCCGGTTGCTGCAGTTCCCAAAGTATTGAAGCAGGCGGGTATGAGCCTGTCCGATATAGATCTTATCGAGTTGAATGAAGCTTTTGCCTCGCAGTCGCTCGCAGTGATCCGTGAACTGGGCCTTGATCCTGCTATCGTTAATATCAATGGTGGCGCTATTGCCCTGGGCCATCCGCTGGGATGTACCGGCTGTAAGCTCACCGTGCAGCTATTGAATGATTTGAAAAGACTCAACAAAAAGTATGGAATGGTAACCGCGTGTGTAGGCGGTGGGCAGGGCATTGCCGGTATTATTGAAAACATTGACTAA
- a CDS encoding zinc-binding dehydrogenase, translated as MKAVVCPGKELPLQVQEVAMPAAGPGEVVVAIKAAAFNHRDWWIRQGQYANLRYPVVLGSDGSGIVYEVGEHVSIDWLGREVVMNPGMNWGDSPEYHSREFKMLGLPDDGCFARYVKVPASTLFPKPTYLSYEEAAAIPLAGLTGYRALFTKGNLKPGDHVLLTGIGGGVALLMLQMAVAIGAKVYVTSGDDAKIEKAQKLGASGGVNYKTEGWHKLLQAFTEGFDLIVDSAAGDGFRNFIDLARPGARIVFFGGTQGAITNLNPQKIFWKQLQIKGTTMGTPEEFEAMLQLFDRYHIHPVIDKVYSMEEADTAIHKMENASQFGKIIMRIE; from the coding sequence ATGAAAGCTGTTGTATGCCCCGGTAAGGAGCTGCCGCTGCAGGTACAGGAGGTGGCCATGCCCGCTGCAGGGCCCGGTGAAGTGGTTGTTGCAATTAAAGCTGCTGCCTTTAATCACCGTGACTGGTGGATAAGGCAAGGTCAGTACGCCAATCTTCGCTATCCTGTTGTACTTGGCAGCGATGGAAGTGGAATTGTGTATGAGGTAGGAGAACATGTATCTATAGACTGGCTTGGCAGAGAGGTGGTCATGAATCCCGGTATGAACTGGGGCGACAGCCCGGAATATCATTCCAGGGAGTTTAAAATGCTGGGTTTGCCCGATGATGGTTGTTTTGCCCGGTATGTAAAGGTTCCTGCATCGACATTGTTCCCAAAACCTACTTATTTAAGTTACGAAGAGGCTGCTGCTATTCCCCTGGCCGGCCTCACCGGTTACCGGGCGCTTTTCACGAAAGGAAACCTGAAACCCGGTGATCATGTATTGCTAACGGGTATTGGCGGCGGCGTGGCATTGCTAATGTTACAAATGGCTGTAGCCATTGGCGCTAAAGTATATGTAACTTCAGGCGACGACGCCAAAATTGAAAAGGCCCAAAAGCTGGGGGCTTCCGGTGGTGTAAACTACAAAACGGAAGGCTGGCATAAGCTGCTGCAGGCATTCACGGAAGGTTTTGACCTAATTGTAGACAGTGCCGCGGGCGATGGCTTCCGGAACTTCATAGATCTTGCCAGGCCCGGCGCCAGGATTGTTTTCTTTGGCGGCACCCAGGGAGCTATCACCAATCTTAACCCGCAGAAGATCTTCTGGAAACAGCTGCAGATAAAAGGAACTACCATGGGCACGCCGGAAGAGTTTGAAGCCATGCTGCAACTCTTTGATCGCTATCATATTCATCCCGTTATAGATAAAGTATATTCCATGGAAGAAGCTGATACAGCAATTCATAAAATGGAAAATGCAAGTCAGTTCGGAAAAATAATAATGCGTATTGAATAG
- the apaG gene encoding Co2+/Mg2+ efflux protein ApaG — MITKTSEGVQISVETFYQDEYSHPVNNEFMFAYRITIENLNHFTVKLLRRHWFIFDSNSQNREVEGEGVVGIQPVLEPGKQFQYVSGCNLRTEIGRMQGTYLMENQDTKTTFIVKIPPFQMVVPFKNN; from the coding sequence ATGATTACAAAAACTTCCGAAGGTGTTCAGATCAGCGTAGAAACGTTCTACCAGGATGAATACAGCCACCCCGTGAACAACGAATTTATGTTTGCGTACCGTATTACTATTGAAAACCTGAATCATTTCACAGTGAAATTGCTGCGCCGCCATTGGTTTATCTTCGATAGCAATAGCCAAAACCGCGAAGTAGAAGGAGAAGGCGTAGTAGGCATACAGCCCGTATTAGAGCCAGGTAAACAATTCCAATACGTAAGCGGATGTAACCTCCGTACAGAAATAGGCCGCATGCAAGGCACCTATCTCATGGAGAACCAGGATACCAAAACGACCTTTATCGTTAAGATCCCTCCTTTCCAGATGGTGGTTCCTTTCAAAAATAACTGA
- the gldB gene encoding gliding motility lipoprotein GldB, which yields MKNPGIYRLFVWACAAVMLLSCGGGSKRKVPDVSHIKVKFEVKRFDQELFSLDTTDLGAALTRLQQHYPGFLNDYLYNILALPPQEDSTVAMLKRFIHDYKPVYDSVQLRYRNLGSLEKELVHALQLTGYYFPGYKLPESLITFVGPVEGYANVLTNSGFAVGLQLYLGKDFSAYQMDYFREIYPSYQSKRFEAVYIPVNCMRNIVDDMYPYKAGNRPLAEQMVELGKRMYLLDLLLPETAEHLKLGYTEKQLEGCYKHEALIWNTFVQNDLLYATDPIVIRDYVNDGPKTPVLGEESPGFIGQFTGWQIVKKWAEKQKDLTPQELMRTPARQLFDEAKYKPR from the coding sequence ATGAAGAATCCGGGTATCTATCGTTTATTCGTGTGGGCATGTGCTGCTGTTATGCTTTTGTCGTGCGGCGGCGGCTCCAAAAGAAAAGTTCCTGATGTGTCTCATATAAAGGTGAAGTTTGAAGTAAAGCGCTTTGACCAGGAGCTGTTTTCGCTGGATACAACAGACCTGGGCGCTGCGTTAACCAGGCTGCAGCAACATTACCCCGGTTTCCTTAACGATTACCTGTATAACATACTGGCATTGCCTCCACAGGAAGACAGTACCGTGGCGATGCTGAAGCGTTTTATCCACGATTACAAGCCCGTGTACGATTCGGTACAACTGCGTTACCGCAACCTGGGATCGTTGGAAAAGGAGCTGGTGCATGCGCTTCAGTTAACCGGTTATTATTTCCCGGGATATAAACTGCCTGAATCGCTGATAACATTTGTAGGCCCTGTTGAAGGGTATGCCAATGTGTTAACGAATTCGGGCTTTGCCGTAGGGTTACAGCTTTACCTGGGTAAGGATTTTTCGGCTTACCAGATGGATTACTTCCGGGAGATCTATCCTTCGTATCAATCGAAACGTTTTGAGGCTGTTTATATCCCTGTCAACTGCATGCGCAATATTGTTGACGATATGTACCCTTACAAAGCCGGCAACCGCCCTTTGGCGGAGCAGATGGTGGAACTTGGCAAACGTATGTACCTGCTTGATCTGCTGTTGCCCGAAACGGCGGAACACCTGAAGCTGGGATACACCGAAAAGCAGCTGGAGGGCTGTTATAAACACGAGGCGTTGATCTGGAACACTTTTGTACAAAACGACCTGTTATATGCTACCGATCCCATTGTTATCAGGGATTATGTAAACGACGGACCTAAAACGCCTGTATTGGGAGAAGAATCGCCCGGGTTTATAGGCCAGTTCACCGGATGGCAGATCGTTAAGAAGTGGGCGGAAAAGCAAAAAGATCTTACTCCGCAGGAGTTGATGAGAACGCCTGCCAGGCAGCTATTTGACGAGGCGAAGTACAAGCCGAGATAA
- a CDS encoding helix-turn-helix domain-containing protein produces MMTNTNLPSEIEQYVIDFVKQLRKDRKLSQEDIGNIIGVSRSYIQDIESLSRSATYNLDHINSLSDYFKLSPQAFLPPKAFPN; encoded by the coding sequence ATGATGACGAATACTAACCTTCCATCCGAAATAGAACAATACGTTATTGATTTTGTAAAGCAACTACGCAAGGATAGAAAGCTTTCACAGGAAGACATTGGTAATATTATAGGTGTATCCCGCTCCTATATTCAGGATATCGAAAGCCTTTCCCGGAGTGCAACGTATAATCTAGATCATATCAACTCATTATCCGATTATTTTAAACTCTCGCCGCAGGCATTTTTACCCCCAAAAGCTTTTCCCAATTAA